The Musa acuminata AAA Group cultivar baxijiao chromosome BXJ2-5, Cavendish_Baxijiao_AAA, whole genome shotgun sequence genomic interval CTCATAGACTGGTCTCCTTTGGATGTTTAACTTGGCTTCTTCTTATTTCGAATTTAAGTGGTTTGAACTTGATTGTTCGATAGCCTGGATTTTTctctcaattttatttttttttctgattattaataaagataaatttttttaatacaaaCCATCGAGTCTACGGGAGTCAATAatcttgaaattatattttttataaaaaaaataatttattaaaaccTCGAGGATCTATAAAAGGATTGGTTTAGGTCGTCgtgtaaaatataaataaagttGAGAGATACACAACccataaaatattatatagagATCACTATTTATAACctcttatttattatttaaaatcttattttaaaatttttaatattttaaaattatttttttctaaatgaatatccttttcttctttcctcttcttcttccttcgtgtttttttttttttttttttttttttgctcttcaTCTTAGTATCGACTAAAGATGCATAATCTAGGCGAGAAGGGGAAGGCAATTATTGTAGGCGATATGAGAAAGAACACGAATTGGAACCGAGGACAATCAACAAAGAATATGGATTAGAGAACAACAACAATAATGAGCATTGGAGAGCATCATATAGGCAATGATGGGaggtaagaaagaaaaaaaaatcaaaattagagggggttataaataataaaatattattttattaatttcttaatagattttgAATAGTAAAGAGGTTgtcaaaaaaaagtaaaaaatgggCTCTAAATAACAAGTTCTATATTATATTTCTCAGTTCTATGTAACCCAATTTTCACCCAATAAAATTTGGATTGATTGAAAACACAAGACTGTTTGTTACATACAGATTCTAGGCAAGCATCAGAGACATTTTAGTGATTAGAATATTAattcttgatttgcataaaaatgAATTAGTTTGAGTTTAGATTCCTAATTCGAGAGTTAGGGTAAATGGTATAATGATATGAGGTAGAGTTAAAATTGAAaagtattttaaattaattttaaaaagataaaattattattttagtaaaatttaaaattatttatttttaatttaaaatttattctgTTATATTTTATAATGTTGATTACAATGGTGTTTTGagagggttaattatatattacaatGGGATCTTTTAAGTTTATCAAACTGAAACATTTAACCGATTACTTTAATAAAATCTCGCTCtttcttaatttttaattctataaaattatttttttaatcatattgaGAATCATACAAAACATACAAATTATTTTGAATTATAGCCATCTTTTGCATTTTATATGAGAAAAACTTATGGAGGAGATTTCATTTCCTCTTATCATTTTATTTGAGCAAAAACCTatggaggagatttcgtttcctcTTAATCATATCATTTTGCTATTTCGTTTTCCTGGACGTATTATAAATAAAGTAGTTAATtgagacaaaaaataaaaataaaaacaaaaataaaaatgattatttaCTTAATTGCCCCCATGCAGACCAGGCCCATCGCTTGCAAGCCCACGCGCTTGGCCAGCCTACTTGGAATCGAGGGGTCCTTATTTGCTTCGATTACCGGAGCCTAAACCGCAACATTACTTTAAATCACCATAAGGAGAATAATGTTGAGATGAAGCATTACTCTAATGGCCGCAATTGTCAAGAAAACTGAATCCAGATGAAAGCTATACATTGTTTTCTTCAGTATCCGAGTCCGAATCAAACTGTTTGCGTGCATAATTAACTCAAAAACATATCCAACTctctttaaatttatttatttattttttttgaatacgTAAATATTTTATAGCGATAGAGTTGTCAAAATCAATTTATGAGGAATTATTATTCCGGAATCTAAACACAACCTCAGAGATCACCAAAAGAGAACTCGTTGACCATTCTTTCTAGTTTCAGAAAAAGACAAATAGTTGTTTGTAAATGGGCCGATGTTTTTTGTCTTAATTATTATCTTCATCAATCATTCAACGAAGGAGGAGTTTCCGTACTTGatcctctcttcctctcttcgtGCTCCGTTGACGTCCGCTGCATGTTGATATGCAATGAATGACCTTCTATACGAAAGAAAGATAAAGCAGCAAAATGAAGTAATAAATAAAGACAAAGAAAGGGAGAATATATTATGCGTTACGGAATGAAAGCGGAGGACGAAAAAGAAACATATATTTTTGATATGCAATGAATGACCTCcatttcataattataattatctCCCATTGATTACATAAACTTAGCGTGTCCTTTTTGTTGGTGGGCCTTTACGCTATGATCGAGGTGTTAGCACGGCTTGATTTAATTTCGCATGCGTAAGGTCACCCACGCAGATGCTCGGGTGAGCGTCGGATCGGGTCGAGTTCGAGCATCGTCTTCCGAGCACGATTTCTCTCTTAACGAGTGATCTACTTCTTTATCGCTGAGCTCTTACACATAGGTCGGGGTCGGAAGGAGGATTTCCTGACTCGATCATTCCGAAGCTAAAGTTAACTTTTGGTGAAATGAGAGAGAGTTGAGTGTTTGAAGTGCATTCCCTGATCAAATCgaacataattataattatatgagTACAGAAAAGCTGAGATAAGTCAAATCGAACATAAttacaaaatattataaataataataacaaaaaaggtcAAACAATAATTTATCTAAAAGAAATAATACCAGTCATTGTCAAATTAGTCATACCCAACATGAGCACGATCAGCAAAAAAATCCAAGTAGCAATCTATCTTCtttaaaagaaagaaacaaaagtcAATTCCTCGAAAGGAGAACatgtcatacatacatacacatataaaactttattcactgaTTAATCAAGTAGAACATGTTTGCTTAGTCGATCCATTTATGTGCAGTCTGCAACGAGGAATTGAGAGTGATCTTAGCTTGCTTAAATTCATATCAGAAAGGGGAAAGGGGAATTTATTTAATTGAATGACTCATCTTTAATTCTATGGCAACTGATATCCGGAATTAAACGAGAATAATTGATAGTGGTCAGCTATCGAATCCGACAGCTACTGGCAAAGTAGACATGCATGCACATATCTCTCCCAAAATACGTAAAATAAATCGACAATCAATTTTTCTCTCTACTTTATTTATTCTCCGACTACTAAATAGAGAATATTCTCTCAGTTACCCTAAAGCAACCCTTTTGACTTCACCAATAGAAAAACATTGGGTTGAGTGCATGACTTGGTTAGGAGATAGTTGACCTAAATATTCTATTTCCTGGCTTTTAATTAAGTGATTTAGCTTATCTTCTCGACGTTATCTCATGTAATATATAAGCCCTAACATGTCGAGAACAACCACCATCACTTGCTCGCCTCTCCTGTTGGCCCAGCGTTCCCTGTCTCTCCGCTCCCAGAGGTCAGGTGAAACCTCACATCTTTGCATTGGGCTTATGtttgctcttcttcttttctttgtccCCCTCATTACATATACTTAGAGACGCACTGTATACAGTTtgctatatacatatgtacatgtatTGCTTTGCACTTCATATGTAAAATTCTTTTGAGATATGAACCTTCTCTCTCGCATGTGTGTATGTTGCAGGGTAAAGAATTGTACGTCCAAGGAGGAGGAGTGCAGGGATGGCGGGAGAACAGCTTAAGGTGTTGGGCGCGCTCGACGTCGCTCGGACCCAATTGTACCACTTCACGGCGATCGTCATCGCCGGGATGGGCTTCTTCACTGACGCCTACGACCTCTTCTGCATCTCACTCATCAccaagctcctcggccgcatCTACTACTACGACCCCAACTCGACGTCCCCCGGGACGCTCCCGCCCAATGTATCCGCTGCCGTCAACGGCGTCGCCTTCTGCGGCACCCTCTCAGGCCAGCTCTTCTTCGGGTGGCTTGGCGACAAGCTCGGCCGCAAGACGGTCTACGGGTTCACCCTCGTCCTCATGGTCATATGCTCCGTGGCCTCCGGCCTCTCCTTCAGCTCCTCCCCCAAGGCTGTCGTGACCACCCTCTGTTTCTTCCGTTTCTGGCTCGGCTTCGGCATCGGCGGCGACTACCCGCTCTCCGCCACCATCATGTCGGAGTACGCCAACAAAAAGACCCGCGGGGCTTTCATCGCGGCCGTCTTCGCCATGCAGGGCTTCGGCATTCTCGCAGGCGGGATCGTCGCCATCGTCGTGTCTGCGGGGTTCAAGAACAGGTATGACGTTCCGCCGTTCAGCGTCGACCCGATTGGCTCCACCGTGCCGCAGGCCGACTACGTGTGGCGCATCATCCTCATGTTCGGCGCCGTCCCCGCGGGGCTCACCTACTACTGGCGGATGAAGATGCCGGAGACGGCCCGTTACACCGCGCTTGTGGCCAAGAACACGAAGCAGGCGGCGGCCGACATGTCGAAGGTGCTCAACATGGAACTCGAGGAGGACGCGGAAAATGCACAGAGGCTGGTCGCAGACCGGGCCAACAGCTTCGGCCTCTTCTCCAGGGAGTTCGCTCGCCGCCACGGTCTCCACCTCttagccaccaccaccacctggtTCTTCCTGGACATCGCCTTCTACAGCCAGAACCTGTTCCAGAAGGACATCTTTACCGCCATCGGGTGGATTCCGAAGGCGGCCACCATGAACGCAATCGAGGAGGTGTTCCGGATCGCCCGGGCGCAGACCCTCATCGCGCTCTGCGGCACCGTGCCAGGCTACTGGTTCACCGTGGCCCTCATCGAAATCATGGGGCGGTTCCGGATCCAGGTCATGGGATTCTTCATGATGACCGTCTTCATGCTCGGCCTCGCCATCCCCTACCACCACTGGACCACTCATCACATCGGCTTCGTCATCATGTACGGATTCACCTTCTTCTTCGCCAACTTCGGGCCCAACAGCACCACCTTCATCGTGCCGGCGGAGATCTTCCCCGCGCGGCTGCGGTCCACGTGCCACGGCATCTCGGCGGCCGCAGGCAAGGCCGGGGCTATCGTGGGCGCCTTCGGGTTCCTGTACGCGGCGCAGAGCAGGGACCCAGCGAAGAGGGACAAGGGCTACCCGGCCGGCATCGGCGTCCGCAACGCGCTTTTCGTGCTCGTCGTCACAAACTTCCTGGGGCTGCTGTTCTCGCTGTTGGTGCCGGAGTCGAAGGGCGTGTCGCTGGAGGAGATGGCCAAGGAGCATGAGCGAGAAGAAGGAGCATGAGCGAGAAGAAGTTGCGTGATCTCGTCTGCTGCTTCCGTTGGCGTGCCTTTGTTGGTTTTTGGGGGTCCACTTGTCTTTGTTTGCTGTGTTCATGTTGCCGAGTTGGGTCCAAATATGTGTGTTTCCTATGCTGGTTAACTATTTATATTCTTTACTGCTGGTCTGTATGGCTATTTATATTCTCTGGTAATTAATGGCTGCATTTAAAGCTCAATACTGTACACCTTTACATGGCGTAgtgcagcttcttcttcttcttcttctgtcgtCTGCAAGACTCCCATTCACAATGCAGCTATTTATTTTGCAGTTCGAATTCAACGATATAAAGGGTACTGACTTAATTTATCTGCtaaaaattttgggctccaatccaatcttccgaacttaatcctaaaacaaaacaaaaaaaaaaaaatctacgagGTCTCTGTGAGGCCACAATTAGGCCGTCCGAATTTGtccaatcaaatattttaaaagatgTAATATATTTGCTTAGCTCTATACTTATTATATAACCTTCAATATATTTCTACCAGAGGTGTTCAAAATGATCCGAACCAATTCAGCacaataatatttttgttttaaagaCTATAAACACTTTTGATTAGGGAATACTCTTTGATTCCATTATGAGATATCAATTCACTTATGctatcaataataatatcatagaAAAATCTCCTATATACAATGGTATTTGATAGTTATGCATATGTTATAAACGCATAATCTTAAATCACACATTCATATACTATCCAAAAGTTATGTACATAAAAAAATGTGTCCACAGGTCATCACCTATATCTTCTTTGGCATGAGCATATTCCTATGAATAGATTAATAGTGTTATTACCTATAATGTAGAATATATAATCAGTGATAACTCAGTgactataaatatttataatttcatttaggtgaataGGTATCGTGtcatatataatatttcaaatcatatgcataaaatattttatgatacatCAATGTTCTTATGATCTTTTTAACAACGTATAATCTTATAATGTGATAAATACATAATAAATAGGTAAAACTTTGATTCAAAGTAAATCATAATATATTTGTGCATGAGTAAGTTATAGTACATATAACTGAAAATCATAAATTATCATCACATATGTGTGCATATCTATACTGCAcattgtatatataaatatataatatatttcatgataATTACATCTTCTTATGATCTTATTGGTAATATAT includes:
- the LOC135583708 gene encoding probable inorganic phosphate transporter 1-3, whose protein sequence is MAGEQLKVLGALDVARTQLYHFTAIVIAGMGFFTDAYDLFCISLITKLLGRIYYYDPNSTSPGTLPPNVSAAVNGVAFCGTLSGQLFFGWLGDKLGRKTVYGFTLVLMVICSVASGLSFSSSPKAVVTTLCFFRFWLGFGIGGDYPLSATIMSEYANKKTRGAFIAAVFAMQGFGILAGGIVAIVVSAGFKNRYDVPPFSVDPIGSTVPQADYVWRIILMFGAVPAGLTYYWRMKMPETARYTALVAKNTKQAAADMSKVLNMELEEDAENAQRLVADRANSFGLFSREFARRHGLHLLATTTTWFFLDIAFYSQNLFQKDIFTAIGWIPKAATMNAIEEVFRIARAQTLIALCGTVPGYWFTVALIEIMGRFRIQVMGFFMMTVFMLGLAIPYHHWTTHHIGFVIMYGFTFFFANFGPNSTTFIVPAEIFPARLRSTCHGISAAAGKAGAIVGAFGFLYAAQSRDPAKRDKGYPAGIGVRNALFVLVVTNFLGLLFSLLVPESKGVSLEEMAKEHEREEGA